TAGAATTTGCCCTTACCTATGTTTATGGAATAGGCGTTTCAACGAGCAGAAAAATTCTAGAAGATCTGAAAATTAGCTTGGACAAGAGAGCAAGGGATTTGGATGCAACGGAACTCAACAAACTTCGAGAAGCTATCGAAAAGAAATATAGGGTTGAAGGAGAACTTCATCACGAAATCAAGACAAACATCAAAAGACTCAAAG
This Parcubacteria group bacterium DNA region includes the following protein-coding sequences:
- the rpsM gene encoding 30S ribosomal protein S13 — encoded protein: MARIAGVNIPDEKRIEFALTYVYGIGVSTSRKILEDLKISLDKRARDLDATELNKLREAIEKKYRVEGELHHEIKTNIKRLKEIKSYRGSRHQKGLPVRGQRTKTNTRTVRGNVRRTMGSGRKSSSEKT